From Vagococcus jeotgali, one genomic window encodes:
- the guaA gene encoding glutamine-hydrolyzing GMP synthase has protein sequence MEKIIVLDFGSQYNQLITRRIRELGVFSELLSHKITAEEIKKIAPKGIIFSGGPNSVYDEDSFQIDPEIFNLGIPILGICYGMQLMTHNLGGVVSSADTREYGKAMLSITDTETELFKGLPTEQQVWMSHGDLVTEVPTGFEVVATSENCPISAMENRETNMYAVQFHPEVRHSENGTDMLREFVFGICHCTGDWSMGNFIEIEIEKIRQQVGDKKVLLALSGGVDSSVVGVLLQKAIGDQLTCVFVDHGLLRKGEADQVMESLGGKFGLNIIKVDAKERFLEKLKGVSDPEEKRKIIGNEFIYLFDDEAAKLDGIEFLAQGTLYTDVIESGTDTAEVIKSHHNVGGLPEDMAFKLIEPLDTLFKDEVRALGTELGMPDSIVWRQPFPGPGLGIRVLGEITEEKLEIVRDSDAILREEIAKAGLDRDIWQYFTVLPGIRSVGVMGDGRTYDYTIGIRAITSIDGMTADFARIDWDLLQKISVRIVNEVAHVNRIVYDITSKPPATVEWE, from the coding sequence ATGGAAAAAATCATTGTTTTAGACTTTGGTAGTCAGTACAACCAATTAATCACACGACGTATTCGTGAGTTGGGCGTTTTTTCTGAATTACTAAGCCATAAAATTACCGCAGAAGAAATCAAGAAAATCGCACCTAAAGGGATCATCTTCTCAGGTGGACCAAATAGTGTTTACGATGAGGATAGCTTCCAAATCGATCCTGAGATTTTTAACTTGGGGATTCCGATTTTAGGTATTTGTTATGGTATGCAGTTAATGACTCACAACTTAGGTGGTGTCGTCTCTAGTGCTGACACACGTGAATACGGCAAAGCCATGCTTTCTATCACAGATACAGAAACTGAGTTATTTAAAGGATTACCAACTGAACAACAAGTTTGGATGAGTCATGGAGATCTAGTCACTGAAGTTCCTACTGGTTTTGAGGTTGTAGCAACAAGTGAAAACTGTCCAATTTCAGCGATGGAAAATAGAGAAACAAATATGTATGCTGTCCAGTTCCATCCAGAGGTTCGTCATTCTGAAAATGGAACAGATATGTTACGTGAGTTTGTCTTTGGTATTTGTCATTGTACAGGTGACTGGTCAATGGGTAACTTTATCGAAATTGAAATCGAAAAAATCCGCCAACAAGTTGGTGATAAAAAAGTCTTGCTAGCTCTTTCTGGTGGTGTGGACTCAAGTGTTGTTGGAGTTCTCTTACAAAAAGCAATTGGTGATCAACTAACTTGTGTGTTTGTGGATCACGGTCTACTACGTAAAGGCGAAGCTGATCAAGTCATGGAAAGTTTAGGAGGAAAATTCGGTCTAAACATTATCAAAGTCGATGCTAAAGAACGTTTCCTAGAAAAACTAAAAGGTGTGTCTGATCCTGAAGAGAAACGTAAAATCATTGGTAATGAATTTATCTATCTATTTGATGATGAAGCAGCTAAATTAGATGGTATTGAATTTTTAGCTCAAGGAACACTTTATACAGATGTGATTGAAAGTGGAACTGATACAGCTGAAGTCATTAAATCTCACCATAATGTAGGTGGATTACCAGAGGATATGGCATTTAAACTAATCGAACCATTAGATACTTTATTCAAAGATGAAGTGCGTGCTCTTGGTACTGAGCTTGGTATGCCTGACTCAATCGTTTGGCGCCAACCATTCCCAGGACCTGGTCTTGGTATTCGTGTTCTTGGTGAAATCACAGAAGAAAAATTAGAAATCGTGCGTGACAGTGATGCGATTTTACGTGAGGAGATTGCTAAAGCTGGTCTTGACCGTGACATTTGGCAATACTTCACTGTCTTACCTGGTATTCGCTCTGTTGGGGTAATGGGAGACGGTCGTACGTATGACTACACGATTGGTATTCGTGCGATCACATCCATTGATGGTATGACGGCAGATTTTGCTCGTATTGATTGGGACTTATTACAAAAAATCTCAGTTCGTATCGTGAATGAAGTGGCTCACGTGAACCGTATTGTGTATGATATTACGAGTAAACCACCAGCTACGGTGGAGTGGGAATAA
- the coaA gene encoding type I pantothenate kinase — protein sequence MDEKTNFYHLSREEWQSFYRNGIPPLTDEELQHIKSFNDTISLQDVQDIYIPLTHLINIYMKEYESLNLSKGLFMQKFLTPTPFIIGVAGSVAVGKSTTARLLQMMLSRIFKRQTVQLITTDGFLYSTDELIERDILNKKGFPESYDMEKLLTFLNSVKNGEDDLKIPVYSHEIYDIIPGEFETISQPDILIVEGINVLQSPANQRIYISDFFDFSVFVDADADLIETWYLKRFEDLLALAKDDKTNYYYEYANGPREEALAMAKNVWKNVNLKNLNEFILPTRSRADVILHKAQGHVIDDIFLRKY from the coding sequence ATGGATGAAAAAACAAATTTCTATCACCTATCTAGGGAAGAATGGCAAAGCTTTTATCGTAATGGTATCCCTCCTTTGACTGATGAAGAACTACAACATATAAAAAGTTTTAATGACACGATTTCCTTACAAGATGTGCAGGACATCTATATTCCTTTGACTCATTTAATTAATATATATATGAAGGAATATGAGTCACTTAACTTGAGTAAGGGTTTATTTATGCAAAAATTTTTAACACCGACACCCTTTATTATTGGTGTTGCTGGAAGCGTGGCTGTTGGAAAAAGTACGACTGCAAGGCTACTACAAATGATGCTATCAAGAATTTTCAAACGACAAACAGTTCAGCTTATCACGACAGATGGTTTTTTATATTCAACAGATGAATTAATTGAACGTGATATTTTAAATAAAAAAGGATTTCCTGAAAGTTATGACATGGAAAAATTGTTAACTTTCTTAAATTCTGTTAAAAATGGAGAAGATGATTTAAAAATCCCTGTCTACTCTCATGAGATTTACGATATTATCCCCGGAGAATTTGAAACAATCTCTCAACCTGATATTTTAATTGTTGAAGGGATTAACGTCTTACAATCTCCAGCCAATCAAAGAATTTATATTAGTGACTTCTTTGATTTCTCTGTTTTTGTCGATGCTGATGCCGATTTAATCGAAACTTGGTATTTAAAGCGCTTTGAAGATTTATTAGCTCTTGCAAAAGATGACAAAACTAATTATTATTATGAATATGCAAATGGCCCTAGGGAAGAGGCTTTAGCTATGGCAAAAAATGTTTGGAAGAATGTTAACCTTAAAAACTTAAATGAATTTATTCTTCCAACAAGAAGCCGGGCTGATGTTATTCTTCATAAAGCTCAGGGGCATGTCATTGATGATATTTTCCTTAGAAAATATTAA